In Brachypodium distachyon strain Bd21 chromosome 2, Brachypodium_distachyon_v3.0, whole genome shotgun sequence, one genomic interval encodes:
- the LOC100821499 gene encoding mitochondrial dicarboxylate/tricarboxylate transporter DTC, which produces MADAKQQQAVAPAGVWKTIKPFVNGGASGMLATCVIQPIDMIKVKIQLGEGSAGQVTKKMLANEGIGSFYKGLSAGLLRQATYTTARLGSFRVLTNKAVEANDGKPLPLVQKAFIGLTAGAIGACVGSPADLALIRMQADSTLPAAQRRHYKNAFHALYRITADEGVLALWKGAGPTVVRAMSLNMGMLASYDQSVELFRDKLGAGEIQTVVGASAISGFFAAACSLPFDYVKTQIQKMQPDANGKYPYTGSLDCALQTFKSGGPFKFYTGFPVYCVRIAPHVMMTWIFLNQIQKFEKKIGI; this is translated from the exons atgGCGGAcgcgaagcagcagcaggcggtggcgcccgccggcgtcTGGAAGACGATCAAGCCCTTCGTCAATGGCGGCGCCTCCGGGATGCTCGCCACCTGCGTCATCCAGCCCATCGACATGATCAAG GTGAAGATCCAGTTGGGTGAGGGATCTGCAGGTCAGGTCACCAAGAAGATGCTTGCCAATGAGGGCATTGGTTCCTTTTACAAG GGTTTGTCCGCCGGTTTGCTAAGGCAGGCGACATATACAACTGCTCGTCTTGGATCCTTCAG GGTTCTGACAAACAAAGCAGTTGAAGCAAATGATGGGAAGCCATTGCCACTAGTTCAGAAAGCTTTTATTGGTCTGACTGCTGGAGCTATTGGGGCGTGTGTGGGTAGTCCGGCTGATTTGGCACTCATTAGGATGCAAGCTGATTCAACCCTACCAGCAGCACAGCGGCGTCACTACAAGAATGCTTTCCATGCACTCTACCGTATTACCGCTGATGAGGGTGTCCTTGCACTTTGGAAGGGTGCAGGCCCAACTGTGGTGAGAGCTATGTCACTGAATATGGGCATGCTTGCTTCGTACGATCAGAGTGTTGAGCTATTCAGAGACAAATTGGGCGCTGGAGAAATTCAGACTGTCGTTG GAGCCAGTGCTATTTCAGGATTCTTTGCTGCGGCATGCAGTTTGCCCTTTGATTATGTAAAAACACAAATTCAGAAGATGCAGCCTGATGCCAATGGAAAGTACCCGTACACTGGATCTTTGGACTGTGCCCTGCAAACCTTCAAGAGCGGTGGCCCATTCAAGTTCTACACCGGCTTTCCTGTATATTGTGTCAGGATCGCTCCCCATGTCATG ATGACGTGGATCTTCTTGAATCAAATCCAGAAGTTTGAGAAGAAGATCGGCATATAA